The following coding sequences lie in one Cannabis sativa cultivar Pink pepper isolate KNU-18-1 chromosome 5, ASM2916894v1, whole genome shotgun sequence genomic window:
- the LOC133037909 gene encoding uncharacterized protein LOC133037909, giving the protein MYARDHWGGDNHIDDDLLAHLYSDYRSPPNSSDSSSSPSPLSSSESSGGSHETTCPIHRVKRLKRILPRWALYFLHEGECSTPHAITEMANPSSQDGPEENEAHTAPQNPPTQKRRTQQEGTAPHMATKKQKKRNQREVQRMASTLEAKARYDQSTWDPNVSIERPDSSLESSEVQSYLSSYPLGEGVKVVPAKKGQKAGSPPGDSCAWTKYHIEAGATLPLHDYFREVANYFDVSPAQIAPHGYLALSALFIIYHQKGWGRPSPHEIHYLLSFRTCPSMNHSEYFYFMNRERNQPYVSGICSTNRIDKHRTSYFFTTPMDTTHRAFNHTGTYSRPIPTEEMIQHAAALTAMPDAEKSAPKIVTPEMLKLVGLYPLEHNTIVASTIDGPDAPAIPIDGGNPSHGNFTTADSSIHRSLPPATSRRDTGVIVGVDSNPEDTTMLNDYSSEDSDMFHQLIASYGESEDVNESGGEESAPDLPLVPRACSQLRKPCPAAVEGEENAQVSPSVPNIGGRMRRPSIVVPIIRPDDATIQMLESVHDNIDLLVRKTATVEVVRDMSNYEGDTVTKGVQDILRGVTQFMVSNRQSSNLQEKLAAAEAALKEQKKLSALSDAKHERDKDELKEILGRRLTELNNAQTRLEERKTQVNYYIDQNLDLAKKNTALDTVTKEHDSAVKALKDTIQKLEERAAKDRQTYKRAFDDQFYQLWKNNQKLKLNLSHMPPQTKDKELMKCKARLLREATLPSTTDIPGGSTSMDPPEDTLP; this is encoded by the exons ATGTATGCTCGTGACCATTGGGGAGGCGACAACCATATTGACGACGACCTCCTTGCTCACCTATACTCAGACTACCGGTCACCTCCAAATTCATCTGATTCGTCGTCTTCTCCTAGCCCTTTAAGTAGTAGTGAGTCATCTGGCGGATCTCACGAAACTACATGTCCTATTCATAGAGTGAagagattgaaaagaatcctCCCACGCTGGGCCTTGTACTTTTTGCACGAAGGAGAGTGCTCCACCCCTCACGCTATTACAGAGATGGCCAATCCTTCCTCCCAAGACGGCCCAGAGGAAAATGAAGCTCATACTGCTCCTCAAAATCCTCCTACCCAAAAGAGGCGGACTCAGCAAGAGGGAACGGCTCCACACATGGCGACCAAAAAACAAAAGAAGCGGAACCAGCGAGAGGTTCAGCGCATGGCGTCTACCTTAGAGGCAAAGGCACGCTATGATCAGAGTACTTGGGATCCCAACGTCTCAATCGAACGTCCAGACAGCAGTTTGGAGTCGTCCGAGGTGCAAAGTTACCTCTCTTCGTACCCTCTTGGTGAAGGGGTGAAGGTAGTCCCAGCGAAGAAAGGCCAAAAAGCCGGCTCTCCCCCAGGTGATTCCTGTGCTTGGACGAAATACCACATCGAGGCTGGAGCGACCTTGCCACTCCATGATTACTTTCGAGAGGTGGCGAACTACTTTGACGTTTCGCCGGCCCAAATTGCTCCTCATGGGTACCTGGCCTTATCTGCTTTGTTCATAATATATCATCAGAAGGGATGGGGGAGACCTTCTCCTCATGAAATTCACTACCTCCTTTCCTTCCGGACTTGCCCGTCCATGAACCATTCAGAGTACTTCTACTTTATGAACCGAGAACGGAATCAGCCGTATGTTTCTGGTATTTGTAGCACAAACCGCATTGACAAGCATCGGACGTCCTACTTTTTTACAACCCCCATGGACACTACCCACCGGGCTTTCAACCATACGGGTACATATTCCAGACCGATCCCAACCGAGGAGATGATACAACACGCGGCAGCCTTGACAGCTATGCCAGACGCTGAAAAATCAGCTCCAAAGATTGTAACTCCAGAGATGCTCAAGTTAGTGGGATTGTACCCTCTTGAGCATAACACAATTGTCGCAAGCACAATCGATGGACCTGATGCTCCTGCTATTCCCATTGACGGGGGGAATCCTTCTCATGGGAACTTTACTACAGCCGACTCTTCCATCCACAGATCTTTACCACCCGCTACTTCGAGGAGGGACACTGGAGTGATTGTTGGTGTTGATAGCAATCCCGAGGATACTACAATGCTCAATGATTATAGCTCTGAAG attcAGATATGTTCCACCAACTAATTGCGAGTTATGGTGAGAGTGAGGATGTTAATGAGTCTGGAGGAGAGGAAAGTGCTCCAGACCTTCCTCTAGTCCCTCGAGCCTGCTCCCAACTGAGGAAGCCTTGTCCTGCCGCGGTAGAAGGCGAGGAGAATGCTCAAGTCTCTCCTTCTGTCCCAAATATTGGTGGCCGCATGAGGAGACCTTCCATCGTGGTTCCCATAATTCGTCCCGATGATGCCACAATTCAGATGCTAGAGTCTGTGCATGACAACATTGACCTCCTTGTTCGAAAAACTGCAACCGTTGAGGTGGTGCGTGACATGTCCAACTACGAAGGTGATACTGTCACTAAAGGAGTCCAAGACATCCTTCGG ggtGTGACTCAATTCATGGTCTCCAATCGTCAGTCTTCAAATTTACAAGAGAAACTAGCTGCCGCAGAAGCAGCCCTTAAGGAGCAGAAGAAACTCTCCGCTCTTTCGGACGCAAAGCATGAGCGTGACAAGGATGAACTTAAGGAAATTCTTGGTAGGAGGCTGACGGAACTCAATAATGCGCAGACCCGGCTGGAGGAGAGAAAGACTCAAGTGAATTATTACATTGATCAGAACCTTGATCTCGCGAAGAAGAATACGGCGCTAGATACAGTCACTAAAGAACATGACTCAGCGGTTAAGGCTCTTAAGGACACCATTCAGAAACTTGAGGAAAGGGCAGCGAAAGACCGTCAGACCTACAAGCGCGCCTTCGACGACCAATTTTATCAGTTGTGGAAAAATAACCAAAAACTTAAACTTAACCTTTCACACATGCCTCCCCAGACTAAAGATAAGGAGCTTATGAAGTGCAAGGCAAGACTCCTTCGAGAAGCCACGCTTCCTTCCACGACTGATATTCCCGGTGGTTCTACTTCTATGGACCCGCCTGAAGATACTCTTCCTTGA
- the LOC133038339 gene encoding uncharacterized protein LOC133038339 translates to MVSTRRTNYEEEDHDDPMNEGNTMEHHEEYQPAEPAGEGTSRRPGKQAMPDEEGRVQDAGSSSSPSHGVRRTTNVHEVYMENEALRQRLEETLRLNKEWQERYGAQEATRPQRRGTRGRLGTARRGRPRGSRSTRYPPEGQERSRSPTTQGRDASAVPQRPSRENDNHGGRSERPPSLQRPRGTTSGRENRRNNVRPPTQQQIRRDARGPTAPQDNAVDPPRGDSREERGITHNNGIPPSQPLPAPRDIGVDERGRDHVRNPPSPIRFPPSPIRHPEPPRANAQAPHQPAPRERSRQREAPPSRLPSQDLPRPPQNGQEDYRDNHARQVPQPRGYGRERQRTISRDNYVRPRPAPRETRPQRARPHSPRDDSYLSRSRIVATQSYAQQRPAPRGPQQQRTVSFMGESYRSDSRSRSVSVQDNAPPPYYEEHPRYPPRDARSSDLRDHLNQRRQPDLRDHLNRGHAQREAPYRAQYDIPPQQGEYAPQLNVNAPPPAGLNAPAPVVNDPRITALEQQIQQLMNAQGSVGGYDSDEEPEPFAPHISALPYPQGFKMPTMTKYDGSTDPGAHISDFNTLMRTSQVSGDLKCMLFPVTLTGAAKTWFNKFKKHSITSWDKLSSDFKKEFRAARSRKPECSSLANVKQQPGESLKAYINRFNIEAAKVKNVDDSGRLMALGAGITHGSLLWDSLQGRGAPTIDEFMKRAQKYINIEEARLANNLPLPSGQPVSATATTTSTNPKATTANPPATNNSEHNNKRKGDNGGDQNNAKKSKGYQSMFTIYSELVETQETIYVANEHRVAFRIPEPLKGSRAKRDQSKYCQYHKDIGHTTNECRNLRDEIETLIRNGPLAHYARNRQYNQQGANAQQPVAPRANVQPQGAPGNNTPNPPTQPQGGQLGHNPDIPPLVEGEDVLVISGGPHFAGTTNGAQKRYINELKNSDKTPFTPEQRAPKQSRMEDQTITFSNEDAHHVQSPHNDPLVITSQIANRRVRRVLVDNGSSVNLLYKITLEKMGLSVQDLQPCTTNLVGFTGDGVASTGKITLPLTLGEAPRTVTRMTEFVVVDLPSAYNAILGRPALYTLGAVTSIKHLALKFPTATGSGIVKGDQLAARECYNVAMRGQTQPGAQMLVVNNDNEVENRGKRESSDIEEIDPRLGDDRIDLGPIEELEEVTLNLKEPTKTVKVGKHLSKEIKKAVIQFLRDNQEVFAWAHSDMVGISPNVMTHVLNLNKDVPAKRQKRRLLDEVRAVALKEEVSKLLANNFIREAFYPVWVANPVLVPKPNGKWRTCIDFTDLNKACPKDCFPLPRIDQLVDATAGHELMSFMDAYSGYNQIPMNVADQEHTSFTTDMGLYCYNVMPFGLKNAGATYQRLVNKMFADQIGVNMEVYVDDMLVKSKLSKNHVDDLEECFSILKRYNMKLNPLKCSFGVSSGKFLGFIVNSRGIEANPEKIKALIDMPSPKRKKDVQSLTGRIAALNRFVSKSTDRCLPFFNLLRGSTKIEWTEECEQAFQSVKKHLAEPPILSKPIMGEVLYLYLAVTEHALSAALVREEEKVQKPVYYISKRFVGAESRYPTMEKLAYCLVHSSRKLRPYFQAHPIHVLTNQPLRQVLMKPEASGRLLKWAVELGQFEITYHPRATIKAQALADFIAECTGLPEENSAKELPECVWHLFVDGSSNEHGSGAGIILVTPDGYRIHSALRFGFEASNNEAEYEALLAGLRLAKELGARAIRCFSDSQLVVNQVLGEYQARGLKMAAYLSQVQKQLQQFEYYSIEQVPREQNSNADALARLATTKEADTLNVVPVEFLPKPSINVEENEEADMELVDTQITWMTPLIDYLTTGSLPSDKSEARKLLYKVPRFTLLDGKLYRRGYSMPLLRCVTVEEARGILKEVHEGFCGDHAGGDSLAKKIIRQGYYWPTISQDSLQYVKRCDKCQRFSTVPRAPSVELTSMTSPWPFAVWGIDLIGSLPQGKGGVKYAVVAVDYFTKWAEAEPLATITSKKVLDFVVKNILCRYGVPQKIVSDNGKQFDSDLFSEFCKKNGIVKSFASVAHPQANGQVEAVNKTLKTTLKKRLEAAKGRWPEELPQVLWSYRTSHRTATGNTPFSLTYGSEAMLPVETQVPSHRNQYYEQHRNHLLLEEALDLLDERREESQLRNAAHQQRVKKYYDSRVRNREFIIGDLVLRRVFLATRDPTAGVLGPNWEGPYQIETVLRPGVYKLARLNGEQVPRAWNSEHLRRYYQ, encoded by the coding sequence ATGGTGAGTACAAGACGGACGAACTATGAGGAGGAGGATCATGATGACCCCATGAACGAAGGAAACACCATGGAACACCATGAAGAGTACCAACCCGCTGAGCCCGCTGGTGAAGGGACCTCTCGACGTCCAGGCAAACAAGCAATGCCTGACGAAGAAGGTCGGGTCCAAGATGCAGGAAGCTCATCGTCACCATCCCATGGTGTACGGCGAACTACCAACGTCCATGAGGTGTACATGGAGAACGAGGCATTGCGCCAGCGTTTAGAAGAGACTCTCAGGCTCAACAAAGAGTGGCAAGAGAGGTATGGAGCCCAGGAGGCCACAAGGCCACAAAGAAGGGGAACCCGCGGGCGTCTTGGTACAGCGAGAAGGGGACGACCCCGTGGGAGTCGTTCAACACGTTACCCTCCCGAAGGTCAAGAGAGATCTAGGTCACCAACAACCCAAGGTCGTGATGCTAGTGCCGTACCACAACGACCTTCTCGTGAGAACGACAACCATGGTGGGAGGAGCGAGCGCCCTCCATCCCTACAAAGACCACGAGGAACAACCTCAGGTCGTGAGAATAGGAGGAATAATGTACGCCCTCCTACACAGCAACAAATTAGGAGGGATGCACGAGGACCTACTGCCCCACAAGATAATGCTGTAGATCCCCCACGAGGAGACTCCCGTGAGGAGAGGGGCATAACACACAATAATGGGATCCCACCATCTCAACCACTTCCAGCACCTAGGGATATTGGTGTGGACGAGAGGGGAAGAGATCATGTACGGAACCCTCCTTCACCAATCAGGTTCCCACCATCACCAATAAGGCATCCTGAGCCTCCACGTGCTAATGCACAAGCACCACATCAACCAGCCCCAAGGGAGAGGTCACGACAGAGGGAAGCACCTCCCAGTCGCCTTCCAAGTCAAGACTTGCCTCGGCCCCCTCAAAACGGGCAAGAAGACTACCGAGACAACCATGCTCGACAGGTACCTCAACCTAGGGGATATGGACGGGAAAGACAACGCACCATCTCTCGTGATAACTATGTCCGTCCGAGACCAGCACCCAGGGAGACTAGACCACAGCGTGCGCGACCCCACTCACCCCGAGACGATAGTTATTTATCAAGATCTCGGATTGTCGCAACACAATCATATGCCCAACAACGGCCTGCACCTCGGGGGCCGCAACAACAGAGGACGGTGAGCTTCATGGGGGAGAGTTACCGTTCCGACTCAAGGAGCCGATCTGTGAGCGTTCAAGACAATGCACCTCCTCCATATTATGAGGAGCACCCTCGATACCCCCCACGTGATGCAAGGAGCTCTGACCTTCGGGACCATCTGAACCAAAGGCGACAACCTGACTTGAGAGACCACTTGAACAGGGGGCACGCACAGAGGGAGGCTCCTTATCGGGCACAGTATGACATTCCTCCACAACAAGGAGAATATGCACCCCAGCTTAATGTGAACGCTCCTCCACCGGCCGGTCTCAATGCTCCTGCTCCTGTGGTAAATGACCCACGGATAAcagcattagaacaacaaattcAGCAGTTAATGAATGCCCAAGGAAGTGTCGGGGGATACGATTCTGATGAGGAACCTGAGCCTTTTGCTCCTCACATCTCGGCATTGCCATACCCCCAAGGGTTCAAGATGCCCACTATGACAAAATATGATGGAAGTACTGACCCGGGAGCCCACATTAGTGATTTCAACACATTAATGAGGACAAGCCAAGTGAGTGGCGATCTGAAGTGCATGTTATTCCCGGTGACCTTGACAGGAGCAGCAAAAACATGGTTCAACAAATTTAAGAAGCATTCAATCACCTCTTGGGACAAACTGTCGagtgattttaaaaaagaatttcgTGCTGCCAGGTCTCGAAAACCTGAATGCTCTTCCTTGGCCAATGTAAAACAACAACCCGGTGAGAGTCTAAAGGCCTATATTAATAGGTTCAACATCGAGGCGGCCAAGGTGAAGAACGTTGATGACAGTGGGAGACTCATGGCCTTGGGGGCAGGCATAACTCATGGATCTTTACTATGGGATAGCCTCCAAGGGAGAGGTGCCCCCACTATTGACGAATTTATGAAAAGGgcccaaaaatatataaacattGAGGAAGCCAGGTTAGCTAACAACCTGCCTCTTCCCTCAGGACAACCTGTTTCAGCTACTGCAACAACAACTTCCACCAATCCAAAAGCAACAACTGCCAACCCTCCAGCCACCAATAACTCTGAGCACAATAATAAGAGAAAGGGCGACAATGGAGGAGATCAGAACAATGCCAAAAAGAGCAAAGGTTATCAGTCCATGTTCACAATATACTCCGAACTTGTGGAGACACAAGAAACTATATATGTGGCAAACGAACATCGGGTGGCTTTTCGAATACCTGAACCCTTGAAAGGAAGTCGTGCGAAGAGAGATCAATCCAAGTATTGCCAATATCATAAAGACATTGGCCATACCACCAACGAGTGTCGAAACTTGAGGGATGAGATAGAGACTCTTATACGTAATGGGCCTCTTGCTCATTATGCAAGGAATAGGCAATACAACCAACAAGGAGCAAATGCACAACAACCTGTTGCCCCACGTGCCAATGTGCAACCACAGGGGGCACCTGGAAACAATACTCCTAACCCGCCGACACAACCACAAGGGGGACAACTGGGACATAACCCGGACATTCCTCCACTTGTGGAAGGAGAGGACGTATTGGTCATATCAGGAGGACCACACTTTGCAGGGACCACCAATGGGGCTCAAAAGAGATATATTAATGAGCTCAAGAACTCAGATAAGACTCCTTTCACACCAGAACAACGTGCTCCCAAGCAAAGTCGAATGGAGGACCAAACCATAACATTTTCCAATGAAGATGCTCATCATGTACAAAGTCCGCATAATGACCCACTGGTGATAACATCTCAAATCGCCAACAGGAGGGTAAGGAGAGTCTTGGTCGATAACGGTAGTAGCGTGAACCTGTTATATAAGATAACCTTGGAGAAAATGGGGTTAAGTGTGCAAGACCTACAACCGTGCACTACAAATTTGGTTGGATTTACTGGAGATGGCGTGGCCAGCACAGGAAAAATCACTCTCCCATTGACACTCGGGGAGGCCCCAAGAACAGTCACCCGGATGACAGAGTTTGTGGTGGTAGACCTACCATCTGCCTACAATGCCATTTTAGGTAGACCAGCGTTATACACGCTGGGGGCAGTCACATCGATCAAGCATCTGGCCTTAAAGTTTCCAACTGCTACCGGGAGTGGAATAGTCAAAGGAGATCAACTAGCTGCACGTGAATGCTACAATGTGGCTATGAGGGGACAAACCCAACCAGGGGCCCAGATGTTGGTGGTAAACAACGATAATGAAGTGGAAAACAGAGGAAAAAGAGAAAGTTCTGATATAGAAGAGATAGACCCTCGTTTGGGCGATGACCGTATTGACTTGGGTCCCATTGAAGAACTTGAAGAAGTTACTCTTAACTTAAAGGAGCCAACCAAAACTGTAAAAGTGGGAAAGCACCTAAGTAAGGAGATTAAGAAGGCTGTTATTCAGTTTCTCCGTGACAACCAAGAAGTATTTGCTTGGGCACATTCTGATATGGTAGGTATAAGTCCAAATGTCATGACCCACGTGCTGAATCTAAACAAAGACGTGCCCGCCAAACGACAAAAGAGGAGATTACTTGATGAGGTTAGAGCTGTGGCCTTGAAGGAGGAGGTAAGCAAACTTTTAGCCAACAATTTTATTCGTGAAGCCTTCTACCCTGTATGGGTTGCAAACCCCGTGTTGGTGCCAAAGCCAAACGGGAAGTGGCGAACATGCATCGATTTTACTGACTTAAACAAGGCATGTCCCAAGGATTGCTTCCCACTTCCTCGCATTGATCAACTAGTAGATGCTACCGCTGGTCATGAACTTATGTCCTTCATGGATGCGTATTCTGGATATAACCAAATACCCATGAATGTGGCGGACCAGGAGCACACGAGCTTCACTACTGACATGGGGCTTTATTGCTACAATGTGATGCCCTTTGGGTTGAAGAATGCCGGTGCTACCTACCAGCGACTTGTAAATAAAATGTTCGCCGATCAAATTGGAGTCAATATGGAAGTGTATGTggacgatatgctcgtcaaatccaaactCTCAAAGAACCACGTTGACGACTTGGAAGAGTGTTTCTCTATATTGAAAAGATACAACATGAAGTTGAACCCACTCAAGTGCTCCTTTGGGGTATCATCAGGCAAGTTCCTTGGCTTTATCGTTAACTCAAGAGGTATTGAAGCAAACCCCGAGAAGATAAAGGCACTAATTGACATGCCTTCCCCAAAAAGAAAGAAGGATGTCCAAAGCCTGACAGGACGCATAGCTGCACTCAATCGTTTCGTGTCCAAGTCCACCGATAGGTGTTTACCATTCTTCAACTTATTGCGAGGAAGCACTAAGATTGAATGGACAGAAGAGTGTGAACAAGCATTTCAATCAGTGAAGAAACACCTGGCTGAACCCCctatcttgtcaaaaccaatCATGGGGGAGGTGTTGTACCTATACTTGGCTGTAACTGAGCATGCATTGAGCGCGGCATTGGTGCGTGAAGAGGAGAAGGTTCAGAAGCCAGTGTATTACATCAGCAAACGATTTGTGGGAGCAGAGTCACGTTATCCCACCATGGAGAAGCTGGCTTATTGCCTAGTCCATTCGTCAAGAAAGCTACGACCTTACTTTCAAGCACATCCCATTCATGTCCTAACTAATCAGCCCTTACGGCAAGTATTAATGAAACCAGAGGCCTCAGGTCGACTCCTTAAATGGGCTGTCGAGTTGGGTCAGTTTGAGATCACATACCATCCTAGGGCGACCATAAAGGCGCAAGCACTTGCCGACTTCATCGCTGAATGCACTGGGTTGCCAGAGGAAAATAGTGCGAAAGAATTACCAGAATGTGTATGGCATTTGTTTGTTGATGGGTCATCTAACGAGCACGGCTCGGGGGCAGGAATCATTCTTGTCACCCCGGATGGGTATAGAATTCATTCAGCCTTAAGGTTTGGGTTTGAAGCATCCAATAACGAGGCCGAGTATGAGGCCTTATTGGCTGGGCTGAGGCTAGCAAAAGAGCTTGGTGCGAGAGCAATTCGTTGTTTTAGCGACTCCCAGCTAGTAGTCAATCAAGTATTGGGTGAGTATCAGGCAAGAGGATTAAAAATGGCGGCTTACCTTTCGCAAGTACAAAAACAACTCCAACAATTTGAGTATTACTCTATAGAACAAGTACCTCGTGAACAAAACTCGAATGCTGATGCCTTAGCAAGGTTGGCCACCACTAAGGAAGCTGATACACTCAACGTTGTCCCAGTAGAGTTCCTCCCTAAACCGAGTATCAATGTGGAGGAAAATGAAGAGGCTGACATGGAGCTGGTCGATACTCAAATAACATGGATGACTCCACTCATTGATTACTTAACTACTGGGAGTCTCCCTTCTGATAAGAGTGAGGCAAGGAAGTTGCTATATAAGGTACCAAGGTTTACTCTGTTGGATGGAAAATTGTACAGAAGGGGATACTCCATGCCATTATTGAGGTGTGTGACAGTTGAAGAAGCACGCGGCATATTGAAGGAGGTCCATGAAGGATTTTGTGGGGACCATGCCGGAGGGGATAGCTTAGCTAAAAAGATAATAAGGCAAGGATACTATTGGCCTACTATTAGTCAAGACTCTCTCCAGTATGTAAAAAGGTGTGACAAGTGCCAACGCTTCTCAACAGTACCACGAGCCCCTTCAGTGGAACTCACTTCTATGACCTCCCCGTGGCCCTTTGCTGTGTGGGGGATAGATTTGATTGGATCTCTACCACAAGGAAAGGGTGGAGTTAAATATGCAGTAgtcgcagtagactacttcacaaaATGGGCTGAGGCAGAACCTTTGGCCACCATAACTTCAAAAAAGGTGCTCGACTTCGTCGTGAAAAACATTTTATGTCGCTATGGAGTTCCACAAAAAATAGTATCAGATAATGGAAAACAATTCGATAGTGATTTATTTTCGGAATTTTGTAAGAAGAATGGTATAGTCAAGAGTTTTGCTTCAGTAGCTCACCCGCAAGCAAATGGACAAGTTGAGGCAGTAAACAAAACATTGAAGACTACATTAAAGAAGCGCCTAGAGGCTGCCAAAGGAAGATGGCCGGAGGAGCTCCCACAAGTACTCTGGTCCTATAGGACCTCACACCGAACAGCTACAGGAAATACTCCCTTCTCACTCACCTATGGGAGTGAAGCCATGCTCCCAGTTGAGACCCAAGTCCCCTCACACCGAAATCAGTACTATGAACAACACCGTAACCACCTACTCCTGGAGGAGGCCCTAGACTTACTCGATGAAAGAAGAGAGGAGTCACAATTACGTAATGCCGCTCACCAGCAACGGGTAAAGAAGTATTATGACTCTCGTGTTCGTAATAGGGAGTTTATAATAGGCGACTTGGTGTTAAGAAGGGTGTTCTTAGCGACGCGTGATCCAACAGCTGGGGTCCTTGGGCCcaattgggaaggaccgtaTCAGATCGAAACTGTCTTGAGGCCTGGAGTATACAAGCTCGCTCGCCTTAACGGGGAGCAAGTGCCGCGAGCGTGGAACAGTGAGCACTTGAGGCGATACTACCAATAG